The Strix uralensis isolate ZFMK-TIS-50842 chromosome 26, bStrUra1, whole genome shotgun sequence nucleotide sequence GTCAGCGGGGCGCGGACACGCGAGACGCCCCGGTTCCGCCGCCAGCCCCtccgcggcggcgcgggggggagcTTGGTGGGTCGCCTGCGTCTCCAAAACACGCTGACACCCCCCGCACCCCGCCACTTGCACCGGCGCtgcccccccacagccccggcgGGGACGAGGGGCTTTCCGCGCCGGCACCGGGACCCCCGAGGAGCGCCGCTGGAACCGCCCCACGGCTCCCGAAACCGGGAGGGGGGCCCGAGGGTCATGGACCGCCGAGACGGCCACGGCCGCGGTCCccgacccgcccccccccccccccgtactGCCCGAAAAGGCGACTTTGCTCCCCAAAACCTCCATCCCGCCTGCCCCTGTCATACACCCCCTCTCCCACGGCGAGGGgacccagcagcagggcagcccccCGCTTCTGCGCCTTTGTCCGTGCTTCGTACCCAGCAACCAACCGAGGCGACCCCCACAGATGGCCAGCACCCCACCGCCCGCGCCCCGGTGGGTGCCCCACCCGCTGTTCTGCGCCGCTGGCCAGGGGACATCGTCAGCGCCCCTCACGTCGACCCTCTCTCTCTGCCCCGCAGGAGCCACCATGGATCTAGTCCTGGACGCCGCCGACCGGCACCTCCTCACGCCCTACGTGTACCCGGCCGGCTGGGGCGAGGCCGAGCCCTGCCGCCAGCTCCTCAGCCTCTTCGTCATCACCAACCTGGGGGCACTCGTCCTCTACCTGCTCTTCGGCACTCTCAGCTACTACTTCATCTTTGACCACGAACTCAAGAAACATCCCCAGTTCCTAGAGGTGGGTGTGCCGCGTCCCCACTATCTGACTCCCGTCTGCTCTCGCACCTCCAGGGGTGCTTTTCTCCCGCATACCTACCCCCGCCTTTTGCAAATCAACGGCTGCCCAACCACCAGCAGCAACCACCCCTCTCAACCTCCCGGTGCGGGGCCCTGGGTCATCCGTGACCAGAAGCGAGTCCCTCTTGCCCAGTGCCCAGCCCTGTCCCGAGCACGCCGCGCCCCACAGCTCCCGGTATGCCCCGTCCCCCTCACCCCTCTCTCCATCCCGCAGAACCAGGTGCGTCGGGAGATCGCCTACGCGCTGCGCTCCCTCCCCTGGATCAGCGTGCCCACCGTCGCCCTGTTCTTCGCCGAGGTGCGGGGCTACAGCAAGCTCTACGACAACATCGAGGACTCCCCGTATGGTGAGCCGCTCCCCGCCGCTCGGGTCGGCCCCCCCCGGGCAGGCGGTGCGCCCCCATTTCTCCCGCTGACGAGCCCCAAAAAATCCACCTGGGTACCTCCTGCCTTGAGCTGGTCCCATCTATTAGTCATAACCCCAAGTTCCCTTTAGGCAGACATGAGGTGTCCACCTGCCCTGGCTTGGGGACGGGGTGCAATGGCCCGCTCAACGTACGCCCCCTCCACAAAAGAAGGCCTTCGCCTCCCCGGGCGCAGCTCCTGACAAACTGGTGCCCAACTTGCTTTCCCTGAGTCACAGGAGACCATCCGACCCTCACGGCATGTCTCCTCGATGGGACGGACCCCGACGCAAAGGCCATCGTGCCCCCCTAGCCCCCACGGCACCCACGGGTGCTGCCCCTAACACCCCTGTTCCCCTAGGCTGGTCGGGTGTCTTCCTCAGCATGCTGTCCTTCCTCTTCTTCACCGACATGGGTATCTACTGGATACACCGCGCTCTCCACCACAAACTGCTCTATAAGGTACGAGACCGGACGGGGGGCTCGGGGTGAAAGCCCTCACCCCGCGCCGGGGTTGTGGCCAAGCTGTTCCTCCCAAGGAACACGTGTCCGGGAGGAGCAGCGGGCTCAGCCCAGTCGAACGAGGCCTTGCCTCAGTCCACAACATGGTGGGAGCCAAGAGCCCATTAGGGCACGCGTCCCCCTCCTTCCTTTCAGCCTCTGGGTGGCAAGTCAGTCCCTGGCTTGGGAATTGACGGTGCGTCCTCTCCCCGCAGCGCTTCCACAAGCCCCACCACCTCTGGAAGATTGCGACGCCCTTTGCCAGCCATGCCTTCCACCCTGTTGATGGCTTCATGCAGAGCCTGCCCTACCACATCtaccccttcctcttccctctgcacAAAGTCACCTACTTGGGCCTCTACATCTTCGTCAACGTCTGGACCATCTCCATTCACGACGGCGACTACCGCGTCCCCCGCCTCCTGCGGCACGTCATCAACGGCTCAGCCCACCACACCGACCACCACTTGTACTTTGACTACAACTATGGGCAGTACTTCACCCTCTGGGACAAGATCGGCGGCTCCTACAAGAGCCCCACAGCCTTCGAGGGCCAAGGCCCCCACGACTACTTGCGCAAGCTCCGAGAGAAAGGCCTGGGGGTGCCCAGTGGCCCCCCAGCTGCCAAGACTGAGTAGacttcccccagcccctctccaggATGAGATTCCTGGGCCGGATCTCTTCCTGTTCCTCCCTGGCCTCTTGAGACTACTTTCCCACGGACAAAGAGCCCCCGACGTGGGGCGGTTCTCGGCGAGCGCTCTGGCCCACCCCTGCTCCCAAAACAGCATTCTCCAGCCTCGCTCTGCTGCCCCTATCGCTCCCCTTCCCGCCTGCCTTTGGATCTCTGCTGTGGTCCCTACGCTGCTTTCATACCGTGCTGCTGCTTTACAAAATGAACAATAACGTGGCACAAATAGAACAATGATGTGGCTCGCGGCAGGGTCTCCGTCTGTCCGTGCTGCACACCTTTGATTCGCTGCCATGGAGCCCATCCGGACGAGTCGAGTCAAATCGAGTCGAGATGTTGAcgacattacattttttttctgagctgtgtttcgaaaaaaaaaaagccgcaaACGCCTACCTTTTGGAGACAGTGTGGGTCCGGCAAGGGCTCAGCCTCGAGATGCGGCGGGACTCCTTGGCGCTGGACGCGCTCTCCTCATTCCTCTCACCTGGGGACATCCCGTGGGGTGCTGATGGAACATCTGACAACGGCAGGCCTGTAGGACAAAGATGCACTTTGAGACCCGTGGGTCCCTTGAGCTCCCTGAGAATATTgagggggggaagaggaggaacagGCGCCCAGAGGTGAGGGGCAGGGGCTTCTCCTCGCTCGAGGGTTCGTGGCCGGCTCTCCCCCTTAACGCCTGGCGTGCTTCCTGCTGAAACCCCGTCGCCCTGCCTTTGGGTCTGACCTGTGTTCAATAAATCTCACTTGCCAACTTGGCTGCCGTTTGGTCCCTTCACCCTCGCTCCTGATGCTGTGCAAAGCCTGACAGGGTGCCCTCTCTCTCCCCTACAATCCCTACAAGAGGCTTACCCTGCACTGTTCCAGCAGCAAATATGCGCATTACCCCCTCCTCTCTCACTGAAACAGCAAAGGGGACGGGGGAAATATCACTGACTGCCAGCCCCTGAGACTTCTCCTCCCACGGGTCAGCTGCGAGAACTCAACCCCTTCATGCACAGGGGTATGGATGCCCAGACCCTCAGAGGCCCCGCCGACACCCCTGTCTCTTCCCGCCCTGCGTGGCTCAGAGGGGAACCATGTGGCACACAGCAGGTAACACGCTCGGTGCCGCTGTTCACGGTCAGAGTAGCTGGAGCTGCCTCCACTCCCCCCAACCTCCTTACGCGTAAGCGGTGCCGACGTTGCCCCGGGGACTCACCACGCCATTCCCGTTGGTCTGCGTCAGCAGCCTTGGCCCTCGCCCCCCTCTTCTCTCCTCATCCCCTACAGATATATCCAGACCCACAAAGCTGTGAGGATGGGCTGGAGCTTCACCAGGGGCTGTTCACACGTGGACAGTGTCAGGGTATATAGTGTGTTTCCCAGGTACGGTACAGCCAGGTCCCACGCCTGGTGAGCCCCCTCCGGGTTTATAGTGACACAAAACCCCTTAGACCGCAGGATTTTGCTGCTCAGGACACTGACAGAGTGACCCTCGGGGTACTACATGGCCCATCTGATTCCCATCCTTTTCTCCACTTCCCGGATCGTGCAGGTCAGTACCTTCCCCCAAAGGTCCCCCTGGACAACACTTCCCTTCTCAGGGAAACCGGTGCTTGGGCACGCAGCTGCGTCACCTGTACCAGGGGCAGAGGCCCCTGTTCCGTGGTGATGgaccctctgctccctgccccatTTGATCCGTGCCCCAGGCAGGGTTTGGCTTGAGGCTGTGCCGTGTGGCACCCGACAAGTGCAAGGGACACTCATCCCACGAGGGGACACCGGCCAACTGGCCCAGGGGTCCCATTCTCCTGCCAGCACAGTGCCCCGCCTGGGCCGTGCTCTGCGTTCTCCTCCCCGTGACACCTCCTTCTCCCCCATGCCCGCAGGAACCCTGACCTCTGTTTGCTGATTAACTTGGAGCCTGGAAAACTGCCAAGGGTCAAGGCAAGGCCCAGAACAAACACGGCAACACCATCACTGACCTTTGTGACCCACCGTGCGTACCAGGGACCCTTGGGACGAGCCCTGGGCCGTCTCATCACCCCATCCCTCCG carries:
- the SC5D gene encoding lathosterol oxidase, which gives rise to MDLVLDAADRHLLTPYVYPAGWGEAEPCRQLLSLFVITNLGALVLYLLFGTLSYYFIFDHELKKHPQFLENQVRREIAYALRSLPWISVPTVALFFAEVRGYSKLYDNIEDSPYGWSGVFLSMLSFLFFTDMGIYWIHRALHHKLLYKRFHKPHHLWKIATPFASHAFHPVDGFMQSLPYHIYPFLFPLHKVTYLGLYIFVNVWTISIHDGDYRVPRLLRHVINGSAHHTDHHLYFDYNYGQYFTLWDKIGGSYKSPTAFEGQGPHDYLRKLREKGLGVPSGPPAAKTE